In one window of Candidatus Babeliales bacterium DNA:
- a CDS encoding cache domain-containing protein: protein MKSRYISILFLLAVTFVPVGDVCARSVQKNMQESRHKKNRFSDHFVDSVATHLDFEGKVLETERRMKNAAVHEAQVQHAVLGGPEDVADTFTEQEETPAQMFDESSKQQAVVSLLKEGIAYLETHEPYDTFSKFTHDKQFIRGELYIFVFDSKGVCLAHGEQEELVWSDLYNLRGDFGTYFVRNILRKAQEGGGWVTYRWRNATKQSYVKEVRVGNKTYVLGVGYYPHSKADAVVSLVKGAVTLFNENVKADRSNEEALSALSYPMGRFVFGDLYLYAVDFDGVQVAHGFLPELIGSKDALQYQDSEGKFVNKEIIAKLKEAGHGGIWIEYRSRNALKKAYAEEVTDKRGKHYFIACGYYPEANRSQVEELVRRGYQYMKKNGRTEAVKEFSNRLNNEFRYGDISLFVYDLKGGVVAHGENQSYIGQNHYNQTDDSGFYYVRELIKKAESGGGFVDYKMKNSFRSTYVELVDLGIEKFVIGAGLYPISKEDTAQLLAKSGAGYLRTNVLDVAMREFVKKDGKFVRGDLVLFVFDGTGVCYAYGDEYDLIWRNLLHLKDDNGKSYVTMMINTAKSGAGRVAYTINGVQRNAYIEPVEKDGKLYIVGSAYYN, encoded by the coding sequence ATGAAGAGCAGATATATCTCTATTTTATTTTTGTTGGCAGTAACTTTTGTACCGGTTGGTGATGTATGTGCTCGATCGGTACAAAAGAACATGCAAGAATCGCGTCATAAAAAAAATCGATTTTCTGATCACTTTGTAGATTCTGTCGCAACGCACCTTGATTTTGAAGGTAAGGTGCTTGAAACAGAAAGAAGAATGAAAAATGCTGCTGTACACGAAGCGCAGGTTCAGCATGCAGTGCTCGGTGGACCAGAGGATGTTGCAGATACATTTACGGAGCAGGAAGAAACTCCAGCGCAGATGTTTGATGAGTCGTCAAAACAGCAGGCGGTCGTTTCATTATTAAAAGAAGGTATTGCATATTTAGAAACGCATGAGCCATATGATACGTTTAGTAAATTTACCCATGACAAGCAGTTTATCCGTGGCGAATTATATATTTTTGTGTTCGACTCAAAAGGTGTTTGCCTGGCGCATGGAGAGCAAGAAGAGCTTGTGTGGAGTGATTTATATAATTTGCGAGGTGATTTTGGTACTTATTTTGTGCGTAATATTTTACGTAAAGCACAAGAGGGTGGTGGTTGGGTGACCTATCGTTGGCGCAATGCAACCAAGCAATCATATGTTAAAGAAGTTCGCGTTGGTAATAAAACATATGTGCTTGGAGTCGGATATTATCCACATTCTAAGGCTGATGCGGTGGTGAGCTTGGTAAAAGGAGCAGTCACTTTATTTAATGAAAACGTAAAGGCCGATCGTTCGAATGAAGAAGCGCTCAGTGCTCTCAGTTATCCAATGGGACGATTTGTGTTTGGTGATTTATATTTATATGCGGTTGACTTTGATGGAGTACAGGTTGCACACGGATTTTTACCGGAGCTGATCGGTAGCAAAGATGCGTTGCAGTATCAAGATTCAGAAGGTAAATTTGTTAATAAAGAGATCATAGCAAAATTAAAAGAAGCTGGTCATGGCGGTATTTGGATTGAATACCGATCACGTAATGCACTTAAAAAAGCGTATGCTGAAGAAGTTACCGATAAACGGGGCAAACATTATTTTATTGCATGTGGGTATTATCCTGAAGCGAATCGTAGTCAGGTTGAAGAGTTGGTGCGGCGTGGTTATCAGTACATGAAAAAAAACGGTAGGACAGAGGCAGTTAAGGAGTTCAGCAATAGGCTTAATAATGAGTTTCGTTACGGTGATATTTCATTGTTTGTGTATGACTTAAAAGGCGGCGTAGTGGCGCACGGTGAAAATCAATCTTATATTGGGCAAAACCATTATAATCAAACTGATGATAGTGGTTTTTATTATGTACGAGAGTTGATTAAAAAAGCAGAAAGTGGTGGCGGGTTTGTAGATTATAAAATGAAAAATTCATTTAGATCTACGTATGTTGAATTAGTTGATTTGGGTATTGAGAAATTTGTGATTGGTGCAGGTTTATATCCAATCTCTAAAGAAGACACTGCGCAGTTGCTTGCAAAAAGTGGTGCTGGGTATTTACGCACGAATGTATTAGATGTAGCGATGCGAGAATTTGTGAAAAAAGATGGCAAATTTGTACGTGGGGATCTTGTACTATTTGTTTTTGATGGAACGGGTGTCTGTTATGCATATGGAGATGAGTATGATCTTATTTGGCGCAACTTGCTTCATTTAAAAGATGATAATGGCAAATCATATGTTACGATGATGATCAATACCGCAAAATCGGGTGCTGGACGGGTGGCATATACTATTAATGGTGTGCAACGTAACGCATATATTGAGCCAGTGGAAAAAGATGGCAAATTATATATAGTTGGGTCAGCATATTATAATTAA
- a CDS encoding Bax inhibitor-1/YccA family protein, which produces MFGTDYAVRGRIAAFMAQVYGWMAFALCITAAVSYGIASNLSLFSYIFSNRSIPILLFVVQIGLVIALSSLVRYMNYATAVLLFVLYAATLGVTMSTIFFAYSLSAIYMAFFITGGTFGAMALYGYTTKTDLSSMGSFAIMALFGLILSQFVNMYFQSAFADQLISGIGVLLFTALTAYDVQNIKQFALIQTGDEQEKNKGALLGALVLYLDFINLFLFILRFMNKKD; this is translated from the coding sequence ATGTTTGGAACCGATTATGCAGTCCGTGGACGAATAGCTGCTTTTATGGCTCAGGTCTATGGTTGGATGGCTTTTGCATTGTGCATAACAGCGGCGGTATCTTATGGTATTGCTTCTAACCTTTCTTTATTTTCCTATATTTTTTCTAACCGCAGCATACCGATTTTACTCTTTGTTGTTCAGATTGGATTAGTGATAGCACTCAGTAGTTTGGTGCGATACATGAATTATGCCACCGCAGTATTATTGTTCGTTTTGTATGCAGCGACGCTCGGTGTGACCATGTCGACAATTTTTTTTGCCTATTCGTTAAGTGCCATTTATATGGCATTTTTTATAACCGGAGGCACCTTTGGCGCTATGGCTTTATATGGATATACAACTAAAACTGATCTTTCTTCAATGGGTAGCTTTGCGATCATGGCGTTATTTGGCCTTATTTTGAGCCAATTCGTTAATATGTATTTTCAAAGCGCATTTGCAGATCAATTAATATCAGGTATTGGTGTGCTTTTATTTACTGCGTTGACTGCATATGATGTACAAAATATTAAACAGTTTGCCTTGATTCAGACTGGTGATGAGCAGGAAAAAAATAAAGGGGCATTGCTCGGTGCATTGGTATTGTATCTTGATTTTATTAATTTGTTTTTATTTATATTGAGATTCATGAATAAAAAAGATTAA
- the trxA gene encoding thioredoxin, with amino-acid sequence MPINITQDNFETEIIKSSTPIVIDIYATWCGPCQFMTPILEELEEEYNGKYKFAKINVDEARELAIKFSVSSVPTFIFMKNGQVMGKETGQMSKEELQTKIDELLG; translated from the coding sequence ATGCCTATAAATATCACTCAAGATAATTTTGAAACAGAGATTATCAAATCATCTACGCCGATCGTTATTGATATATATGCAACCTGGTGTGGACCGTGTCAATTTATGACTCCAATACTCGAAGAATTGGAAGAAGAATATAACGGTAAATATAAATTTGCCAAAATCAATGTTGATGAAGCACGCGAACTTGCTATCAAATTTAGCGTTTCATCGGTGCCAACATTTATTTTTATGAAAAATGGGCAAGTAATGGGCAAAGAAACAGGACAAATGAGCAAAGAAGAGCTGCAAACAAAAATCGATGAACTTCTTGGGTAA